The following coding sequences are from one Arthrobacter sp. 24S4-2 window:
- a CDS encoding ABC transporter ATP-binding protein, with amino-acid sequence MTGSTTAGGGAGAWAIGRRLLGLLRPFKWRMLAAVAATCAFVALNVSAPKLLGDATDVVVEGVFGGTFNEQKLAALLVTVAAMYVGASVFSWVQGAVTATAVQKVSYRLRAAVEDKLHRLPSAHFDEQRRGDVLSRATNDVDNISQALNQLLNQLILSVLMLLGALAMMLWLSPLLAVIALVTVPFSTVVTVLVARKSQAHFSEQWTTTGEVNAHLEEYITGHEVLKAFGRQGMATETFANSNYRLFRSSARAQYVSGAVQPLLVFVSNLNYIAVAVVGALQVTAGAMTIGGVQAFIQFSRLFSQPIGQIGGMLTLMQSCIASAERVFALLDAAEFPADQTDGNGATASGGRVVFDAVTFGYSSDAPVVRELSFTAEPGQTVAIVGHTGAGKTTMVNLLMRFYEPDSGRITIDGVDIARRGRDELRSLIGVVLQDAWVFTGSIRENIEYGRPGASDADILAAAESTHVDHFVRALPDGYATVLGNDGESLSQGQRQLITIARAQLAGRSILVLDEATSSVDTRTEVQIRQAMQRLRQGRTSFVIAHRLSTVRDADLILVMDHGRIVEHGNHQQLLAASGHYSRLYDAQFAGGDEFAGRDESVGAGESGL; translated from the coding sequence ATGACCGGAAGCACGACGGCGGGCGGCGGCGCGGGCGCTTGGGCCATCGGCAGGCGGCTGCTGGGGCTCCTGCGGCCTTTCAAGTGGAGGATGCTTGCGGCCGTTGCGGCAACCTGCGCGTTCGTGGCGCTCAACGTGTCGGCGCCCAAACTGCTGGGTGACGCCACCGACGTCGTGGTTGAAGGTGTTTTTGGAGGGACCTTCAACGAGCAGAAACTCGCCGCACTGCTGGTGACTGTGGCCGCGATGTATGTCGGCGCGTCCGTCTTCAGCTGGGTGCAGGGCGCGGTGACTGCCACCGCCGTGCAAAAGGTCAGCTACCGGCTCCGGGCTGCCGTGGAGGACAAACTGCACCGGCTGCCGTCCGCCCATTTCGACGAACAGCGGCGGGGCGATGTGCTCAGCAGGGCCACCAACGACGTCGACAATATCTCGCAGGCCCTCAACCAGCTGTTGAACCAGCTGATCCTCTCCGTGCTGATGCTGCTCGGCGCGCTTGCCATGATGCTGTGGCTCTCGCCACTGCTGGCGGTGATTGCGCTGGTGACCGTGCCTTTTTCCACTGTGGTCACGGTGCTCGTTGCCCGGAAGTCGCAGGCCCACTTTTCCGAGCAGTGGACCACCACCGGTGAAGTCAATGCGCACCTGGAGGAGTACATCACCGGGCATGAGGTGCTGAAGGCGTTCGGACGCCAGGGGATGGCAACCGAAACTTTCGCCAACAGCAATTACAGGCTTTTCCGGTCCAGCGCCCGGGCCCAGTACGTGTCCGGCGCGGTGCAGCCGCTCCTGGTGTTCGTCTCGAATCTCAACTACATCGCCGTTGCCGTGGTCGGTGCGCTGCAGGTTACGGCCGGTGCCATGACCATCGGCGGGGTCCAGGCGTTCATCCAGTTCAGCCGGCTGTTCAGCCAGCCGATTGGCCAAATCGGCGGCATGCTGACCCTGATGCAGTCCTGCATCGCGTCGGCGGAACGCGTGTTCGCCCTACTGGACGCCGCGGAATTCCCCGCAGACCAAACGGACGGCAACGGCGCTACGGCGTCCGGCGGCCGCGTGGTGTTCGACGCCGTCACCTTCGGCTACAGCAGCGACGCCCCCGTGGTACGGGAGCTGTCCTTCACCGCCGAACCCGGCCAGACGGTTGCCATCGTGGGCCATACCGGCGCGGGCAAGACAACCATGGTGAACCTGCTTATGCGGTTCTATGAGCCCGACTCCGGCCGGATCACCATCGACGGCGTGGACATCGCCCGGCGAGGCCGTGACGAGCTGCGCTCCTTGATCGGGGTGGTCCTACAGGACGCGTGGGTATTCACCGGCTCCATCAGGGAAAACATTGAATACGGCCGGCCAGGCGCGAGCGACGCCGATATCCTCGCTGCCGCCGAATCAACCCACGTCGACCACTTCGTCCGGGCCCTGCCGGACGGCTACGCCACCGTCTTGGGCAACGACGGCGAGTCCCTGAGCCAGGGCCAGCGCCAGCTGATCACCATTGCCAGGGCGCAGCTGGCCGGACGCAGCATCCTGGTCCTGGATGAGGCGACGAGTTCGGTGGACACGCGCACGGAAGTGCAGATCCGGCAGGCGATGCAGAGGCTGCGGCAGGGCCGGACCAGCTTCGTGATTGCCCACCGCTTGTCCACCGTGCGGGACGCTGATCTAATTCTCGTCATGGACCACGGACGAATCGTTGAACACGGGAACCACCAACAGCTGCTGGCAGCCAGCGGGCACTACAGCAGGCTGTACGATGCCCAGTTCGCCGGCGGGGATGAGTTCGCCGGCAGGGATGAGTCCGTCGGCGCGGGGGAGTCCGGGCTGTGA
- a CDS encoding GntR family transcriptional regulator — MSGTNGFPGTWKPNTGSSVPLFEQLRLNIIERADSGTLAAGTRLPAVRSLATELGLAPHTVARAYKELEAAGVVATRGRHGTIVCARDEAWSSLTAAAAEFATAAKAQGASFAEAVQLLAAAYDAE, encoded by the coding sequence GTGAGCGGCACCAACGGATTCCCGGGGACCTGGAAGCCGAACACCGGCAGCTCCGTGCCGCTCTTTGAGCAGCTGCGGCTGAACATTATCGAACGGGCGGACAGCGGCACCCTTGCCGCGGGGACGCGCCTGCCCGCCGTCCGGAGCCTGGCCACTGAACTCGGCCTTGCGCCGCACACCGTGGCCCGCGCATACAAGGAACTCGAAGCGGCGGGAGTGGTCGCCACCCGCGGCAGGCACGGAACCATTGTCTGCGCACGGGATGAAGCCTGGTCCTCGCTGACGGCGGCCGCGGCCGAATTTGCCACCGCGGCCAAGGCCCAGGGCGCCAGCTTTGCCGAGGCCGTACAGCTGTTGGCGGCAGCCTACGACGCCGAATAG
- a CDS encoding HAD hydrolase-like protein: MTLSTVPVIFDLDGTLVDPAGGITGGISAALTRLGIRVPAPAQLDAMIGPKLSDSLLNIAGVPQEQLAAVIRIYRAYYLETGIGQSRLYPGIRELVEGYAATGRPIAVATQKPEGLARIVLEHHGIADSFRFIRGSAADEAASSAAPLGKTEIVAAALSDLRTQHAVMVGDRAQDVAGAMANGLDCIGVGWGFAPDGELHEAGAVAIVHSTTDLAAAIDSMDAVRFAALSEVQDDGVV; this comes from the coding sequence GTGACCCTTTCAACAGTGCCCGTGATCTTCGACCTGGACGGCACTCTTGTCGATCCGGCGGGGGGAATAACGGGCGGAATCTCCGCGGCCCTTACCCGACTCGGTATCAGGGTCCCGGCCCCGGCCCAACTGGACGCGATGATCGGTCCGAAACTCAGCGACTCATTGCTGAACATCGCCGGCGTTCCGCAGGAGCAGCTTGCCGCGGTCATCCGGATCTACCGGGCCTACTACCTGGAAACCGGCATCGGCCAAAGCCGCCTGTACCCGGGCATCCGGGAACTCGTCGAGGGATACGCGGCGACGGGCCGTCCCATCGCGGTGGCAACGCAGAAACCGGAAGGGCTCGCACGGATCGTGCTCGAGCACCACGGCATCGCTGACTCCTTCCGCTTTATCCGCGGTTCAGCCGCCGACGAAGCCGCCAGCTCCGCCGCGCCGCTCGGCAAGACCGAAATTGTGGCTGCGGCCCTGTCCGACCTGCGCACCCAGCACGCCGTGATGGTGGGCGACCGCGCCCAGGACGTTGCCGGCGCCATGGCCAACGGCCTTGACTGCATCGGCGTCGGCTGGGGATTTGCTCCCGACGGCGAGCTCCATGAAGCAGGAGCCGTTGCAATTGTGCATTCCACCACGGACCTTGCGGCCGCCATTGACAGCATGGACGCCGTCCGATTCGCAGCCCTGAGTGAGGTGCAAGACGATGGCGTTGTTTGA
- a CDS encoding 1-acyl-sn-glycerol-3-phosphate acyltransferase has translation MALFDAIRWTTRGLISGTCRPTVIGLDNVPRNGPFIVAPNHLSFLDSVIVQALMPRPVAFFAKAEYFTTGGVKGKVMKSFFEAVGSIPVERGEQAASVAALKTLLDILEAGKGIGIYPEGTRSRDGILYRGRTGVGWLALTTGAPVIPVGLIGTENLQPAGQNGVKPQHFTMKVGEPLYFEKTGPDHSLPARRQVTDRIMDAIAELSGQERSTSYNQGKAAE, from the coding sequence ATGGCGTTGTTTGATGCGATCCGCTGGACCACCCGCGGACTGATCTCCGGGACCTGCCGTCCTACGGTCATTGGCCTGGACAACGTGCCCAGAAATGGCCCGTTCATTGTGGCGCCGAACCACCTGTCCTTCCTGGACAGCGTTATCGTGCAGGCCCTCATGCCGCGCCCGGTGGCCTTTTTCGCCAAGGCGGAGTACTTCACCACGGGCGGAGTGAAGGGGAAGGTCATGAAGTCCTTCTTCGAGGCGGTAGGGTCCATTCCCGTGGAACGCGGCGAGCAGGCGGCCAGCGTTGCCGCCCTGAAGACTCTGCTGGACATCCTTGAAGCGGGCAAAGGAATCGGGATCTATCCCGAGGGAACACGCTCCCGGGACGGGATCCTGTACCGCGGCCGGACCGGCGTCGGCTGGCTTGCGCTGACCACCGGGGCCCCGGTGATTCCCGTTGGCCTGATCGGTACCGAAAACCTGCAACCTGCGGGCCAAAACGGCGTGAAACCCCAGCACTTCACCATGAAGGTGGGCGAGCCGCTGTACTTCGAAAAAACGGGCCCCGACCATTCGCTGCCGGCGCGGCGCCAGGTCACGGACCGCATCATGGATGCCATCGCCGAGCTCAGCGGCCAGGAGCGGTCCACGAGCTACAACCAGGGCAAGGCAGCAGAGTAG
- the uvrC gene encoding excinuclease ABC subunit UvrC — MADPASYRPQTGEIPTNPGVYRFRDPHGRVIYVGKAKSLRSRLNSYFANPAGLLPKTHAMVHAASSVEWTVVGSELESLQLEYTWIKEFKPRFNVVFRDDKTYPYLAVTMGERFPRVQVLRGERRKGTRYFGPYTAGAIRETMDTLLRVFPVRSCSPGVLKRAQASGRPCLLGYIDKCSAPCVGRVTPEQHRALAEDFCAFMGGEAKRFISRLEKDMAAAVAELDYERAARVRDDIIALRKVFERNAVVLAEDTDADVFALHEDELEAAVQVFHVRGGRVRGQRGWVVEKVEDFTMPDLVEHLLQQVYGEEGETQGRLPREILVPEEPSNAAELAQWLAGLRGAKVDVRVPRRGDKAALMSTVRENAEHALKLHKSRRAGDLTNRSLALQELQEALDLPVALLRIECFDISHVQGTNVVASMVVVEDGLPKKSDYRKFSITGAAAADDTAAMHDVLTRRFRHYLQEKAAQEEAAQLPGHQAALEAIAVAAVQDTTTPTPRAKFAYPPNLVVVDGGKPQVNAASRALAELGIEDVYVVGLAKRLEEVWLPDSDFPVILPRTSEGLYLLQRIRDEAHRFAITFHRQKRGKAMTVSALDGVPGLGETKRKALLARFGSVKSIRTATAAELATAKGIGPSLADAIVSHFSTGAAAPGADAPAINMTTGEIIET, encoded by the coding sequence GTGGCAGATCCAGCTAGTTACCGACCCCAAACGGGCGAAATTCCAACCAACCCGGGCGTGTACCGCTTCCGGGATCCGCATGGCCGTGTCATCTATGTCGGCAAGGCCAAGAGCCTGCGGTCCCGCCTGAACTCGTACTTCGCCAATCCCGCGGGCCTGCTGCCCAAAACGCATGCCATGGTCCACGCGGCCAGCAGCGTGGAGTGGACCGTCGTCGGGAGCGAACTGGAATCGCTTCAGCTGGAATACACCTGGATCAAGGAATTCAAGCCGCGGTTCAACGTGGTCTTCCGCGACGACAAGACCTATCCGTACCTCGCCGTGACCATGGGGGAGAGGTTCCCGCGCGTCCAGGTGCTGCGCGGGGAGCGCCGTAAGGGCACGCGCTACTTTGGCCCGTACACCGCCGGGGCCATCCGCGAAACCATGGACACCCTCCTGCGGGTCTTTCCGGTCCGAAGCTGCAGCCCCGGAGTGCTCAAGCGGGCGCAGGCCAGCGGGCGCCCCTGCCTGCTCGGGTACATCGACAAGTGTTCCGCGCCGTGCGTGGGCCGCGTGACGCCCGAGCAGCACCGGGCGCTGGCGGAGGACTTCTGTGCCTTCATGGGCGGCGAAGCCAAGCGGTTCATATCCCGGCTGGAAAAGGACATGGCCGCAGCGGTTGCCGAGCTCGACTACGAGCGCGCGGCCCGGGTCCGCGACGACATCATCGCCCTGCGCAAGGTCTTCGAGCGGAACGCCGTGGTCCTGGCCGAGGACACCGACGCCGACGTTTTCGCGCTCCACGAGGACGAACTCGAGGCTGCGGTCCAGGTGTTCCACGTCCGGGGCGGCCGTGTGCGCGGCCAACGCGGCTGGGTGGTGGAAAAAGTCGAGGACTTCACCATGCCGGACCTTGTTGAGCACCTGCTCCAGCAGGTCTACGGCGAGGAAGGCGAAACGCAGGGCCGCCTGCCCCGTGAGATCCTGGTTCCGGAAGAGCCGAGCAACGCCGCCGAACTGGCCCAGTGGCTCGCCGGGCTGCGGGGCGCAAAGGTGGACGTCCGGGTACCGCGGCGGGGGGACAAAGCAGCACTGATGTCCACGGTCCGGGAAAATGCCGAGCACGCCCTGAAGCTGCACAAATCGCGCCGCGCGGGAGACCTCACTAATCGGTCCCTCGCGCTGCAGGAACTCCAGGAGGCCCTGGACCTGCCCGTCGCGCTGCTTCGTATCGAGTGCTTCGACATCTCCCACGTGCAAGGGACCAACGTAGTGGCGTCCATGGTGGTTGTGGAGGACGGCCTGCCGAAGAAGTCCGACTACCGGAAGTTCTCCATCACCGGCGCCGCTGCCGCGGATGACACCGCGGCCATGCACGATGTCCTCACGCGCCGCTTCCGGCACTATCTTCAGGAGAAGGCCGCGCAGGAGGAGGCGGCACAGCTTCCCGGCCACCAGGCTGCCCTCGAAGCCATCGCGGTCGCCGCCGTCCAGGACACCACCACGCCGACACCGCGCGCCAAGTTCGCGTACCCGCCGAACCTTGTGGTGGTGGACGGCGGCAAGCCGCAGGTCAACGCCGCGTCCCGGGCACTCGCCGAGCTGGGCATCGAGGACGTCTACGTGGTTGGCCTGGCCAAACGCCTCGAAGAAGTCTGGCTGCCCGACAGCGATTTTCCGGTGATCCTGCCCCGGACCTCCGAAGGGCTCTACCTGCTGCAGCGCATCCGCGATGAAGCGCACCGCTTTGCCATCACCTTCCACCGGCAAAAGCGCGGCAAGGCCATGACAGTGTCGGCCCTCGACGGCGTTCCCGGCCTGGGCGAGACCAAACGCAAGGCGCTGCTGGCCCGGTTCGGTTCGGTCAAGAGCATCCGCACCGCCACCGCCGCCGAACTGGCCACGGCCAAAGGCATCGGACCCTCGCTGGCAGACGCAATCGTGAGCCATTTCAGCACCGGGGCCGCGGCCCCCGGAGCTGACGCACCGGCAATCAACATGACGACCGGCGAAATCATTGAAACTTAG
- the rapZ gene encoding RNase adapter RapZ — MAESTAGSEPDQDGMTPVKPVEAELLVVTGMSGAGRSTAADALEDHGWYVVENLPPQMLGTLAELVSHAPQSIPKLAVVVDVRSKALFTDIRTALKTLEASGVMFRVLFLDANDGVLVRRFEQGRRPHPLQEGGRILDGIAAERELLHELRDSADIVLDTSEFNVHALATAITELFSETGPVALRLNVMSFGFKYGLPVDANFVVDARFIPNPHWVPQLRPHTGLDKDVSDYVLEAEGVKSFVDRYVLAIEPVLDGYRRENKHYATIAVGCTGGKHRSVAVAMELSKKLAQYPRVTVTTTHRDLGRE, encoded by the coding sequence ATGGCAGAGTCAACGGCAGGATCCGAACCGGACCAGGACGGCATGACGCCCGTCAAGCCCGTTGAAGCGGAACTGCTCGTGGTGACGGGGATGTCCGGGGCAGGCCGCAGTACCGCTGCGGACGCCCTCGAAGACCATGGCTGGTACGTCGTTGAGAACCTTCCGCCGCAGATGCTTGGCACCCTGGCTGAACTGGTGTCCCACGCCCCGCAGTCGATTCCCAAGCTCGCGGTGGTGGTGGACGTCCGCAGCAAGGCACTCTTCACGGACATCAGGACGGCCCTCAAGACCCTCGAAGCCAGCGGTGTGATGTTCCGCGTCCTGTTCCTCGACGCCAACGACGGCGTCCTGGTGCGGCGCTTCGAGCAGGGCCGCCGTCCGCACCCGCTCCAGGAGGGCGGGCGTATCCTCGACGGCATCGCCGCGGAGCGGGAGCTGCTGCATGAACTCCGTGATTCCGCTGACATCGTCCTGGACACCTCAGAGTTCAACGTCCACGCGCTGGCCACGGCCATCACCGAGCTGTTCAGCGAGACCGGCCCCGTTGCCCTGCGGCTGAACGTCATGAGCTTCGGGTTCAAGTACGGGCTGCCGGTGGACGCCAATTTCGTTGTCGACGCCCGCTTCATTCCGAACCCGCACTGGGTGCCGCAGCTTCGTCCGCACACCGGACTGGACAAGGACGTCAGCGATTACGTCCTGGAGGCCGAAGGGGTCAAGAGCTTCGTGGACCGGTACGTGCTCGCCATTGAACCTGTCCTGGACGGGTATCGCCGGGAGAACAAGCACTACGCCACCATCGCGGTCGGATGCACCGGCGGCAAGCACCGTTCAGTGGCGGTGGCCATGGAGCTGTCGAAGAAGCTGGCACAGTACCCGCGCGTTACAGTCACCACCACCCACCGGGATCTGGGCCGCGAGTAA
- the yvcK gene encoding uridine diphosphate-N-acetylglucosamine-binding protein YvcK — protein sequence MGLLTGPLPLVPPAGGTSGGQLDKGPSVVALGGGHGLSASLSALRLLTSELTAIVTVADDGGSSGRLREEYGVLPPGDLRMALTALCDDTDWGRTWRDVMQHRFQPGEGRGGSLDDHAMGNLLIVTLWELLGDTVGGLKWAGALLGARGQVLPMSSVPLTIEGDVRVPGPDGSYTLETVRGQAKCAVAGSLESVRLLPESAPACTEALTAIELADWVILGPGSWYTSVLPHLLLPEMRQALSDTPAKRCLTMNLATDTKETSGMSAADHLHVLRTYAPDFSIDVVLADPVSVPDVEEFKRAAGMLGAEVVLGKVGASSRRPIHDPLRLATAYHDIFGNS from the coding sequence ATGGGGCTGCTTACCGGGCCTCTGCCCCTGGTTCCGCCGGCGGGCGGCACCAGCGGTGGACAGCTGGACAAAGGTCCGTCCGTCGTCGCCCTCGGCGGGGGCCACGGACTCTCAGCTTCACTGTCCGCCCTAAGACTGCTGACCTCCGAGTTGACCGCCATCGTCACCGTCGCGGACGACGGCGGCTCTTCCGGGCGTCTCCGCGAGGAGTACGGTGTCCTCCCGCCCGGCGACCTGCGGATGGCACTCACGGCACTTTGTGACGACACCGACTGGGGCAGGACCTGGCGGGACGTCATGCAGCACCGCTTCCAGCCGGGGGAGGGCCGCGGCGGTTCACTTGACGACCACGCCATGGGGAACCTGCTCATCGTCACCCTCTGGGAGCTGCTGGGCGACACTGTCGGCGGCCTGAAATGGGCCGGCGCCCTCCTGGGTGCCCGCGGCCAGGTCCTTCCCATGTCCAGCGTGCCGCTGACCATCGAAGGCGATGTCCGGGTGCCCGGCCCTGACGGCAGCTACACCTTGGAGACCGTGAGGGGCCAGGCCAAATGCGCGGTGGCGGGTTCGCTGGAGAGCGTCCGGCTCCTGCCGGAGTCGGCTCCTGCGTGCACCGAAGCGCTGACCGCCATCGAGCTGGCCGACTGGGTCATCCTGGGCCCCGGCTCCTGGTACACCTCCGTACTGCCGCACCTCCTGCTGCCGGAAATGCGGCAGGCGCTTTCGGACACCCCCGCCAAACGGTGCCTGACCATGAACCTGGCCACGGACACCAAGGAGACGTCGGGGATGTCCGCCGCCGACCACCTGCATGTACTGCGGACTTACGCACCCGACTTCAGCATCGACGTCGTCCTTGCCGACCCCGTGTCCGTGCCGGACGTTGAGGAGTTCAAACGGGCCGCGGGGATGCTCGGTGCCGAGGTGGTCTTGGGTAAAGTAGGGGCGTCGAGCCGCCGTCCGATCCACGACCCCCTGCGTCTGGCAACGGCGTACCACGATATTTTCGGGAACAGTTAG
- the whiA gene encoding DNA-binding protein WhiA, with the protein MALTSSVKEELSRLDIKKSSVRKAEVSAMLRFAGGLHIISGRIVIEAEVDLASTARRLRAAIAEVYGHQSEIIVVSGGGLRRGNRYVVRVVRDGEALARQTGLLDARGRPVRGLPSAVVNGSAADAEAVWRGAFLAHGSLTEPGRSSAMEVTCPGPESALALVGAARRLGIQAKAREVRGVDRVVIRDGDTIAALLTRMGAHDALMVWEERRMRKEVRATANRLANFDDANLRRSAQAAVAAGARVDRALEILGDDVPDHLKYAGELRVAHKQASLDELGRLADPPMTKDAIAGRIRRLLAMADKRALDLGIPGTEANVTPEMLDE; encoded by the coding sequence ATGGCACTGACATCATCAGTCAAGGAAGAACTGTCCCGCCTGGACATAAAGAAGTCCTCGGTCCGCAAGGCTGAAGTCTCCGCAATGCTGCGCTTCGCCGGCGGCCTGCACATTATCTCGGGCCGGATCGTCATCGAAGCCGAGGTTGACCTCGCCTCCACCGCGCGCCGGCTGCGGGCCGCCATCGCGGAGGTCTACGGCCACCAGAGCGAGATCATCGTCGTCTCCGGCGGCGGCCTCCGCCGCGGCAACCGCTACGTGGTGCGGGTGGTGCGCGATGGCGAGGCCCTGGCCCGCCAGACCGGGCTGCTGGACGCCCGCGGCCGCCCCGTGCGCGGCCTGCCGTCAGCGGTGGTTAACGGCTCGGCCGCCGACGCCGAGGCCGTATGGCGCGGTGCGTTCCTGGCCCACGGGTCCCTCACCGAGCCGGGGAGGTCCTCCGCGATGGAGGTCACGTGCCCCGGACCGGAGTCGGCCCTTGCCCTGGTCGGTGCCGCCCGCCGCCTCGGGATCCAGGCCAAGGCCCGCGAAGTCAGGGGAGTGGACCGCGTGGTCATCCGGGACGGGGATACCATCGCGGCCCTGCTCACCCGGATGGGTGCGCACGACGCACTGATGGTCTGGGAAGAGCGCCGCATGCGCAAGGAGGTCCGGGCAACGGCCAACCGGCTCGCCAACTTCGACGACGCCAACCTGCGCCGTTCTGCCCAGGCTGCCGTGGCAGCCGGCGCCCGGGTGGACCGCGCCCTGGAGATCCTGGGCGATGACGTCCCGGACCACCTGAAGTACGCCGGCGAGCTCCGCGTCGCCCACAAGCAGGCGAGCCTGGATGAGCTGGGCCGGCTGGCTGATCCGCCCATGACCAAGGACGCCATCGCCGGCAGGATCCGCAGGCTCCTGGCCATGGCGGACAAGCGGGCCCTGGACCTGGGGATTCCCGGGACCGAGGCCAATGTGACGCCGGAAATGCTGGACGAGTAG
- a CDS encoding superoxide dismutase yields the protein MTEYVLPELSYDYAALEPHISARIMELHHSKHHAAYVAGANNALAQLAEARDKGDFANINRLSKDLAFHTGGHVNHSVFWNNLSPDGGDKPEGELAAAIDDAFGSFDAFRAQFTAAALGLQGSGWGFLAYEPIGGNLVIEQLYDQQGNVALGTTPLLMLDMWEHAFYLDYVNVKADYVKAFWNIVNWADVAKRFDGARKNATGLITL from the coding sequence GTGACCGAGTACGTACTGCCAGAACTCAGCTACGACTACGCAGCGCTGGAGCCCCACATCTCCGCACGCATCATGGAGCTGCACCACAGCAAGCACCACGCTGCCTACGTGGCTGGCGCCAACAACGCCCTGGCCCAGCTGGCCGAGGCACGCGACAAGGGCGACTTCGCCAACATCAACCGCCTTTCGAAGGACCTCGCCTTCCACACCGGCGGCCACGTCAACCACTCCGTATTCTGGAACAACCTGTCCCCGGACGGCGGAGACAAGCCCGAGGGTGAGCTGGCAGCAGCCATCGACGACGCCTTCGGTTCCTTCGACGCCTTCCGTGCGCAGTTCACCGCCGCAGCACTCGGCCTGCAGGGTTCCGGCTGGGGCTTCCTGGCCTACGAGCCCATCGGCGGAAACCTCGTCATCGAGCAGCTCTACGATCAGCAGGGCAATGTCGCACTTGGCACCACCCCGCTGCTGATGCTCGACATGTGGGAGCACGCCTTCTACCTGGACTACGTCAACGTCAAGGCCGACTACGTCAAGGCTTTCTGGAACATCGTGAACTGGGCCGACGTCGCCAAGCGCTTCGACGGTGCACGCAAGAACGCAACGGGCCTCATTACCCTGTAA
- the gap gene encoding type I glyceraldehyde-3-phosphate dehydrogenase: MTTRIGINGFGRIGRNYFRAALAQGADLEIVAVNDLTSPEALAHLLKYDSVGGRLKETVEVKDGNIVVNGNVIKVLAERDPANLPWADLNVDIVIESTGFFTKAAAAQKHIDAGAKKVLISAPASDEDITIVMGVNHELYDPAAHNIISNASCTTNCLGPLAKVINDEFGIERGLMTTIHAYTADQNLQDGPHNDLRRARAAAINMVPTSTGAAKAIGLVLPELKGKLDGYAIRVPVPTGSATDLTVTVSRETTVEEVNAALKKASESEALQGFLTYTDEPIVSSDIVGDPASSIFDSGLTKVIGNQVKVVSWYDNEWGYSNRLVDLTELVASKLG, from the coding sequence GTGACGACCCGTATTGGTATCAACGGCTTTGGCCGCATTGGCCGCAATTACTTCCGTGCTGCACTCGCACAGGGTGCGGACCTTGAGATCGTTGCCGTCAACGACCTCACCAGCCCCGAGGCGCTGGCCCACCTGCTCAAGTACGACTCCGTCGGCGGCCGCCTCAAGGAAACTGTTGAGGTCAAGGACGGAAACATCGTTGTCAACGGCAACGTCATCAAGGTTCTCGCCGAGCGCGATCCGGCCAACCTCCCCTGGGCTGACCTGAACGTTGACATCGTCATCGAGTCCACCGGTTTCTTCACCAAGGCCGCCGCAGCGCAGAAGCACATCGACGCCGGCGCCAAGAAGGTCCTGATCTCCGCACCGGCCTCCGACGAGGACATCACCATCGTGATGGGCGTGAACCACGAGCTGTACGACCCCGCAGCCCACAACATCATCTCCAACGCGTCCTGCACCACGAACTGCCTCGGCCCGCTGGCCAAGGTGATCAACGACGAATTCGGCATCGAACGCGGTCTCATGACCACGATTCACGCCTACACGGCCGACCAGAACCTGCAGGACGGCCCGCACAACGACCTCCGGCGCGCCCGCGCCGCAGCGATCAACATGGTCCCCACTTCCACCGGTGCGGCCAAGGCCATCGGCCTGGTCCTTCCGGAGCTCAAGGGCAAGCTGGACGGCTACGCCATCCGCGTACCGGTCCCCACCGGCTCCGCAACCGACCTTACGGTCACCGTTTCCCGCGAGACCACCGTTGAGGAAGTCAACGCAGCACTGAAGAAGGCGTCTGAGTCCGAGGCACTCCAGGGCTTCCTGACCTACACGGATGAGCCGATCGTCTCCTCCGACATCGTTGGCGACCCCGCATCCTCCATCTTCGACTCAGGACTGACCAAGGTCATTGGCAACCAGGTCAAGGTTGTTTCCTGGTATGACAACGAATGGGGCTACTCGAACCGGCTTGTCGACCTCACGGAGCTCGTCGCATCCAAGCTGGGCTAG